The DNA region ATTACAATGATGACCATTTATTTACGGAAGTCTTACATACAGATTCCGCATCAAATAAGATATAGCTCACTTGAATCAGTCAAATTACAAAGCTTAGCGCCTTTCTGGAGTTGAGATGTCTTTCCTCCGCCACCAAACTCACCAGCCAGGTGTTAATCTCTTCTTCAAgaattgaattaattttttttcgcttttaatTTAGTAATGACGACAAAAGAAAGATCTTAACAATTGTATATACTTAATTTGGCAGTTTTCGTATCTTGCAAATCGCTGCGTCGAGATGGAGTCATGAAAACCTCGAAGTTGTCTCACAGATCATCACCTTAATCAGTTATGATAACACACCCTTAGAGTAACTTGTCTCTCAGAAATCAAACAGAAGAGTCTATAATAAGGTTAAGTTTAGTTTATGAACGCATGTATTTTAATGAACAACGTGGTTTTAATATTCTGTCTCTCGACTTGAGGATATTGTTTACAGATAATACAATAAAGTCGGAGCATATAAGCAAAGCAATCTTCCCAAGATCCTACCtcaattttctttgctttgatcACTGAACAACCGATAATCGAGAAGAACAGCCGTGTCAAAACgttgaataaaaatatgaaagCTTCACCTGATAAGGAATAATTAATCATTTTACCTTTAGCAAATAGTTGTAGCTTGTTACCTGAGACCATGGAAACCCACGATGAGAATTAGTTTTGGGTTTTTACATCTTGGTTTGTCTCACCTAATTATAATGGCAATCGTATGAATCAAATGAAACTGAGCTTTgtaataacaataaaacaaagaCGTCTGGCCAgtatatcaaattttttttgaatataTTACTTGGCTGAGTAACTTCTGTTTGCATTATACTTTCATCAACAGCGCATGAAACTTCTCCAATCTTGTGCTTGTACTTGCTAGAGgtaaatgattttgtttttttgtctagGAAGATATTCAGTTAACCAATTGCACATATCGAGAAAGAAAACTATGATTTTAAGGATATGGTTTAGAGACAATGGTTATTATGCATGTTTCAAACTTTGGCGCTCACATTTGATAGCGCCGGAAATTAACCTTGTCACAATCTTGGAAGTGACTAGGAAGCAATTTCTCCGTTCTATATCAACATATTGTCAAGCAAGAGGATGATaacgaaacaaaaaatcagGGTAAATTGTTTGGGTCAAAAGCAAACTCACAGAGTTAGCAATTCTACGAAATGTTATCGCTTACAGTaaacagaaacattttcaacaattaaACCTATATTCCTCGTGGCCGAGGAATATATCACCCTGAAGACAGAAATAAGAGCgaaaactgaaacaagaaatcTGCTGTGAAAATCAATTTACACAGCgtatatttttttgcattgttatgataatattttatcacttttgtttcttttcagttaaaTTATAATCATTTCGTTTCGCCAGTATTGCATTGATTATCAAAGAGAGTAAAAGTCAGAGAACTTTCAATATGGTTTGCCTGCTACGTGTTATCATTTATGCGAGGGAATCCTTAGCATGTCAACTTATTTACGCTCACCCTTTGTTACaaagaatatatataaatatatgtcgACTGTTTTTCCGATTACAGGTATGAACCGGTCAAACAACAACGAAGGCAGCCCGTCCTTAACCCCTTTACGCTGTAACTGTGGTCTGTTTTGCCCAAGTCTCTACACTAAAGTATCTCTTACAATTGCCTATGTTGTCTTACTAATAACAGCGAGTATAGGAAACATCCTGGTTTTTTTACTTCTGCGTAGATGCAAAAGTACAGCTCAAATGACCTTTAACTATCTTATCATGAATATGGCCGTTGGAGATATTATTGGAGTCTTCAGCTCAGCAATATTAGCAgtttccttcacttttgttGGTCATCATTGGATTTCAGGCCTATTTGGAGAAGTTCTCTGCAAAATGGTTCCTTTTGTTCTCACTCTGTCTATTTATTTGTCAATATGGACCTTAGTGGTTATGTCTGTGGATCGatacttttcaatttctcattcTTCCAAGAAACCAATGAGTAGAAAAGTAGTAAAAAGAAGCATCGTCTCAGTCTGGTTCATCGCTGCCATGGCTGCCTCTCCATACCTATATAAGATGCAATTAAGAGAGACAAGTGATAAATCTGAGTGTCGTTCTCTTTGGAGTGAAGATCTTGAAAGGCATTTATTTATGAGTAGAGGTGAAGAGATCGTCAAGTTTGTTTTAACGTACGTTATTCCTTTATTTGTAATAGGGACAATGAATATCATAATCGGCCGTACTCTAAGTAGCTTGAAACCAATCAATGACTGTAAAATACAAGCGAAGAGAGCCAAACGTAATCGAaagatttacaaacttttagTTTCAATTGTTTCGTTATTCGCCTTTTGTTGGGTATTTGCCCATGTAAACCATCTTTTGTCTGCTTTCGATATTGTTACCTATTGTAATCTTCCCGCTGCTGTtccctttttcttcttctggaTTTCCCATTTAAATGCAGCTGGTAATCCCATAATATATGCTGTATTCAATAGAAGCCTTCAAAAAGGATTCAGGAAAACAGGGAAGAAAGGAGGTAGAAGGAGTTCATCcaaaagaaaagtatgaaaCATGCAGCCGTCAAAGAGGAGTTCCATGTAGGGTTTTAAAGAACTCTGGTTCGCAAAAAGTCTTTAaaatcaagtgcaaaaaaagaGGTGAATAGCTTGATAATAATGAAAAGTAAGCTATGAGTATGCTATTATATATAGCATACTCATAATAAATAGCTTTTTGCATTTTCATTCTAATTTAGTGATGCTATAATATCTGACAGCAATTAACAACGTTAAGAGTACATATCTTGGGAAACCAACTCTCTCTCGCAGCTCCTATCTTTGTTACTCTTCATTCGTGATCTTAGTCAAACTTTACTACAAATCTTCTTCTCACAATCACCGTTTTTACGATGTGAATACCAGTTTCAAtctttaacccttaaccctACTGGAGGCCTACTTTCTCCTGTCTAAGAAAAGGCTCATTTCTTGCTTCTCTGTCCAGGAATACTTATAGTTGCGACGAAGAATTCCCTTCTATTTTTGTTCATTATGTTCATTTTTTTGAGGCTGTGAGATTCGTTTTCTGAGCACTCCAGAGATTCGTGGGGCTAAAATATTAATTGAGCCCTTAAATTGTCACCCACTTCCCCATTTTCAGCCAGACAAATGAATTGTTGtccttgaaaaagaaaaacatggaaagttgattgaacaaattaaaaccagtttttgCATCTCAGATCAAAAGTGTATGCGTGGTACCGAAAAACTACTTGCTGGAGAAAATCTGCACCTTGGACATCCAACCAAAAGCAACTTCACAACGCtaagagagaataaaaaagcCGCTCCATTTTTACTGCACATCGACTCACTTCTTTAACTTTAATAACAACTGTTTCCCAAATTTTTTAGATATTCTTAATATTTTGCTGTATTAGATTGAATCCGTATTTAAATTACAGATAAACGTGTACTATGAAATATTCTCCTGCCCTTTGAAGTTACTTTAACTCCATTTGGCTCACACATAAAGGTCTGTCATAATCATTTAGTAAGTGGATGACTCTTTTAGCTACCGTGTCAGCCATGCTGGCATAATGTTTAATTATCTTAGCTTGACAATCACTAAATTTGCTTTTTAAGTCGTAGCACTTGTTCAGTTTCTCTGCATCACCACAGATCTTGTGATCGTTCATCAACAAAGTCACATAATACAGCACGCACTGCTTGTGGACACTCACTGCACACTCTTCGAAACTATCAAACTCTGTCAAAGAAAGGAGAtgattgcaagaaaaaattaagaaagatcagGAAAGTGAACTTTGGTAGAATGATATATATTATGTGAGCTCATCATTTCGATAGCCTGATTTCATCATTTTTACATACATTGTGAATTTACAGGTGATTCcagaaatctgattggttcttagcaGTGATGTTTGTTCAGACACCGaaccattttttgctttgaatgaattattttctttttcgggGGCCAATCATATGATGAAACACTTAAACACAACAGCTTTTCTGATTGAAAGCTTCTTCCAAGACCAAAACCCTACATTGGGGCGATTTCAGCGTTGGAAaaagattataatctcttgactAAATTAATTACCAAGGTGTATCAAATATTCCTGAATTGAAGACACTTTTATGAGTTAGCTAAAGGGTTTCCAACTTTATCCAGCTTGTCTTAACTCCTGCAAGGGCTTCCTTACATAATTCATGGAATTATCAGGAGTCTGCCTGACTTTATTGAAAGTAAAGTCATAAATAAGTTGTTTCGTTACCAAACTTTGTAACACAAATGAGCTCATTACCGACATCGTCCAGTTGGCGATGGGTTTTAGCGACATCTACAAgagaggaaaaatgaaaagaaacaatggCTATGTACAATCAAAATTCATGTCAAGTTGTTTCGTTGAAgtgttttttaataatttaaaacaataatagGCAAAATGTTTCGACCTTGCACAAATGATGCCAGGTTTGAATCGTCATTAGGTGGTAGACTTTTTTACCGGAACCCAAAACTTAACATGCTGTACTTTTAATTCCAACTGATTCCTCCCAGAATTAAATTAGCTTTGAAATTAAAGggtttttcagatttttgtttggttttacgacaTCCAATCGGAAACTGATAGGTGAACAGACCAATTAATCTATTCAAAACAATTGCTATAGTTTTTACCAACCTGTATCCTGCACCACCCTCCTGAGATTTTCGTATCTAATATCCTTGCAGATGTTTAAAGTTTTGTCCATCATAGCCATCTGCGCCATCCAATAACGGAACTTTTCAATCAGTTCGCCACCACAGTTAGGATTACTGGCAAGACATGTGACCATTTTCTGAGAGAAAAAGTGATTAAAACAAAGACTTTGCAGCGCCTTAGGCAACCTCTTCTCATATCCAAGAAGCGCTAGTGTGTAGGTGACTACAAAATATTCATAGAACTTTTCAAAATAGAGCTTTAATTATAACTGCCGTATGCGCCGACTTTCgcataaaattttgaagacaGAAAGTAACGACGGTATGTagaaaatagaatgaaacagaagagggaaacagaaagaaaaatgaataaaacgaATGAACAACTGgaatttaaatgaatgaatgttGATACTTTAGGCTTACAAAATATGCTGACGAAACTGACTTATCATACTTGCAATCTGTAGCAGTGACCCTCTTCTCCTTTAGAACTGCTTCTCAGAGCTTCTTGGTAAACTGCTTTACaacgatttaacaaaacaatctgACACTGTTCGGTATTTGTAGCTGCCACTATAACCAACATGATGAGCGAGCTAGGTATCATCCAATCCTGTTTAACCATCTTTTTAAGGATGGTGTTATACACAGAAATGTCGTGATTGAGatctatgaaaagaaaagataattaGAAAGAAATAACCAAACCAATGCCTTTGACAAAATTCAGATGAAGAATTCAGCCAAAATTTTGGTTGTTACGACCCTTGTCAACCCTTCCACCGGTAAGATCCAGATATGAATTCTTCTTCACATTGTCACTCATACTTTTCTTGTTATTCCAGAACCAAGAAATGAACTTCTCTTTGCATCAAACTACGTCTGTATTTCGACATTCATCTTAATTCATAATCTCTCGCtgcaaaaaattgtttcgatTGTGCCGGCAGAAATTCCTCTTTGGTTGCTCTTGGCATTGAAATGGTTGGTCCTCCTCATCCTGGAAAGCCTTCTTTCATCTTTAGCCTATGTCCTCTATTTTGAAGTCATTAAAATCATAGGTCTAGGCCGCCTCAGAAAGTCATTTGTAGGTGATAGCAAACGACTTAAATACTTTGACGCTGCTACAACTTTAGtcagaaattatattcttaCGTGGGCTTTTCAAGAACCCCCTTCTTAGAAGCAATTTTGAAACCAACTACAGTTTATCTGAGTATTTCCAGGACTCTTATCGGCATTGTATTGGGAGTGCTGTTGACTATGTGTCAATTTTCAACCTTTCTGTCGGTGTAAGTGTCCATAGAACTTCTTGAGAGTTGTAATTCTCTCTTCAGCTCATGGTTATACGCAATTTGTCGCGAAAGCTGGAACTATTTTGTCTGTCCGTCGATCAAGGCGAAGGATTATGGACTAAATTCTTTATCCATCGATATCGtagatatttctattttttttatgcaaattgACAAAGGGAAGAGAATAAaacaaccttaaaaaaattgtacttgTCATTCAAAACTAATTTCTTGATAAACTCGAAAAGcatttgccaaaaaaatcttCAAGTAATAATTGGTATCTTGCCTCAGCGCGTCAGAGCAAACTGCACATTTCCATTTGTGTTAAGGAAAGTTCCAATTTTTATACATTAGATACCAAAAGTTAAAAGATCGAACTATTTATGTTCATTCTAAGTAACAATcaaagtttatcaaaacaaaatttcatgtTATCCACTGGAAGAGTCATTTTTCATGTCAGAATTAAATCTGCCGCATGATGACAAGTGTTCGAACGAGTGACATTATTATAATTGCTACACCGTCTCTTACCTGTAACTTTGCTGCCCTCTACTGAAGAGATCTCTCTGCCCTTCAAAAAATATTCGACGAAGTGATTAATCAGGCAGGACCAAAAGCTCAAAGAATCTACCTAAGTTAAGattctttttaattaaaatcttaatCGTACAATTTGTGATAAAAGTTTGCGCAAGGGACCAGTTCCACTGTAAGGTTATAAAGGGTTTTGCGCCGATTTGCGACGGTAAACGGGATCTACTGGGGAGGCCGTGACAAGTTAATGAAAAATCGTCCCTGTTCCCAAAGGTGAAACAGAAAGTCGAGGTTTCTGCCCCTTTTCAAGCGTTCAAGATGTAAGGGTCCTTCTCCACAAAAAGGCgtcaatatttgtttcattgTAACTATTGAATTTAAGAGCGAAATAAGTATCTCTTAATTAAATACAGATGCTCCtgcttgtttgctttgttttgttttgtctttataGAGAAAGTTCTGAAAGCGCTGTTGCttttcacattttcattttgtaagtCGAAATATAGTTTCCTCCTTTCCAGGTTAAAGACAGAACCTGCCTTGTTTTcctcgtttttcttttttgtccaTGGACAGAGTAgcagagaaataaagaaaataaaaaaataaatgtgattttcAATCAAAATTGCACGCAAATGGTGAAACTAAATAGAGATTTTAAGAAGGAAATTAAACCAAATAACAAAGCGAGCAAATGAGAACGATAAGAAATATGTAATAAAAATGAGCGGTGATTACTTCCGAGTATGTTGAGAGGGAGCGAATCGTCAACAGTTTATATAGAGTTGTTATGTTATCTTCGCTCAgttcaaaaggatgtttttggttcatagaaaataaaaattacgaGGACAATTAAAAGCAATCATTAGTGTTTCTACAACTGAAAACTGACTTTTCACTTTCTTCCGGAGTAACTTAAAGATTGACAGATAAAGAGGTTATTACTTTCATTTAGCTAGATTGCTGCTTTACTCAAAGTTCTCTTccttattttacaaaattcatTATCTTGGCGATCGCGACCATTGTATGTGACATAATTCTTTCTTCTTGGACAAGGAGGGtcattttcaaagcttttcactcgctttgaaaaaatttgatgcCGACAGAAACTTCTGCGCGAGGTACGCTTGAACTCTATAACATCATGAATGAGACTGAATTAGAGCTGACACCAGTTTTTTATCAGAAGAATTTAGAAAAGCTGAGCGAAGCCCGTAACTACTTTTTTCCAGTCGTCAATAAGccggaaaggaaaaaatgaatcgatcataatttaaattaaacttgaaTAATGGTGATatgagaaaggaaagaagaactAGCAACGAAGCGCTCTAGAGGACCCCACTAACTCAAAACGTATGCAAATTGTTTCATTGAGGTTTATGGACCTGGCTGTTTCCATTAACGCTAAAAAGAGCAGCTCACGTCAACAAATCGACCCCACGTTTTTAAGAAAAgtaggttttccttttttctgtgaCAAGCGGTAAACACCATAGCCACAAAAAACAAGGTTGATTGGCTGTTGAAGAACCTGTATTGGTCCATAAAACCAGCAGTTTATGCAGGTGCTTGTAGATACAATAAAGTGTCAAGCACTGTACGAGGTACTGAACAAATATCCTCGTTAGCATACGAGCGCCATGCTGAGAAAATCTGCACTCTTATTGGTAACGTGGCAATCATTTGCAGACCGACAGAAGAGCCGTTTTCACGTTCCTACTTTTATGCACTGATTATTACTTTTGATGGAGAAGCAAATGGACCGTTAAATTTTCATATCCTACACGTTTAAACGTGGAGGGCCTTTTTCTGAACCCCACGTTTTGCTCGGAATCTCGACTACTGAATTGATGTTCTTCCTTAAGGCTTGTAGCACACGCGATATGAATCCCACTGAATAGTTATTCCTTACCTTTTGTTGGTAGTTGATGGTGTGTGTTcgttttttataaaaaaaaaaagagtacgATGGAATTACAGACATTGTCGTTCTTCCGTATCCAATTTTCTTGGGAATAACTGCGTCCCGAATGTTGACAAAAGTTGGCTTTTGACTTGCGTCCTCGTTATTCAGATATCAACTATGCTTACCTTAAACAATAGAAAAGTCCTACGGGTTGGcaagtgaagaaaaattttcttcccaGCTATTATTTGGAGAATATACCGATTCTATTTCGCTTAATACGAATTTCGTGTTTTTCTTGTCAGCTCTTAAGGTATTTCGCTCACTCAGTATCGTCCGACGAGGAAAAACGGGAGTAAACGTTCAGCTGACGTAAGAGAGAAATCAATGTTGTTCGGCTAACATCCGGGATCCCGATCGAGAAAAATGTAAGCGCTTTTCAATGATTTAGTGGTAATATGTAATGCTGACCACACATGAATTAGCCTTTTTATTTGTTGCGATGCTCAGTAGAATTAAAATACTGCTCAAAGGCAATCACAAAACTGCCACGGCGAATCTAATGTTGTGGCCGGTCGCAGATCGCGGGTCGCGGGTAAATTGTCGCGGGTCGCGGGTAAAGCTAACGTGGTGAACTCAAGCGAAGTTTTTTGGATCAAGCTGACGGCTACTCTATGAGTAAGCCACcctgttttgaattttaattgtgGTTTCagattttgacaatttttttgccaCAATACTGCTGTGAGGTTGTAAATCAGTTTAAGATCAGTGTGCTGCTGACACAAGTCATACTCGGGCAAAAGTAAAGTATAGTTTCGGTGGTCCTACCTTTTAAACAAAGAGTGCAAAACTTCAATTTTGTCCATATCGCGCCGCTTTAGGATATTACGGGCACTTTGAAGCAACTACTAACGTAAGCAGCGCCTAGGTAGTGATAATTAGTTGTGCAACAGGTGTTTTGTAAATACTTATATTGTTTAAATGCTCTGCTTAGGGAATTTATAGGATGGAGACTTTTGCAGCGTGGAAATGATGACATGACATGGattagtttgattttttttcaatcatcagCCATAACTTGCTATTACAGTTGTTACTTTTATATTCGTCTGTTTTGCGCGGTAGAGTTACTGTACTCAAGAGAATATCTCGCCGTACACCGGTGTAAATACTTTTTCGCTGGCTGATCTGgataaaattgaatattttatttacataattatgtCGTAGCACATGTAATTTATCATACCTATTAATACAGCAGAGTATAATAGGCTCCGCTTAGCTCTTCTGCCCTACTACAGCTACAGTGACAAATAGTTTTGATGTGCAAATTTAACTGCGTTTCATGTATCCAAGAAAACCCGAGCGTCTATGGATTATGCTCAGCCTTCATTATACAGTCATCCGTTTGCCAAAGTCATAAGGGGGCCACCTGACAACCACCAAATAGTCTCGAGCCCTTTTCCACATGGGAAGAGTCCTTTGATTGGTGAGCTTTACCCGTACATATTGATATTTCAGGCCTAAATGAAGGCTTCGTCGACTAGATATAAACATTTCGTAAACATTTTGTCTCAAATTATATGCTTACCATTCAATTGAAATCAAGTTTCTGATGGACTTAGAATCCTTCTGGTAACTTGTTCCATTTACCACAATGTTATTAAGTATGCAACAGATGTCTGCATGAttactaaaattaaaatcatttctttccttcttatcttTTAGCTCGCTcagtataattattttaaccttCACTTTCAATATGGCCTATATTAGCGCTTGGATCTTAACCGTTGTCTTGATAACGATCAAATTTTTataatatcatcatcatcatcatcatcactatcatCGTCGTTGTCATTTTCGTCTTTGTTGTCGTTATCGTCATAAACTTTATCGTGATCGCTATTCTCAATATCTTTCTTGTTATTTTCAAATCCATGGGTCAAATAGTTATCATTATCAAGATAAGCAGAAATATACTTTACTTTGATGCACAGCTGATTAGAACTATCCGGCACAAAGAAAGCATTCTTTTCCCGTATTATTTGCCTTCCAATTAGAAGAGATATAATGCTTAATATAAAATATTTGCTTCTACTCTGTTAAAGAACATATCCGCCTGATCTTTTATAGTACATTTACTTAACTCACTGTTCTCTACAATGGAGTGTCATTACCAAATACCGTTATATTCAAGTCacttcaaactttcaaaagAGCCTCTGAGCTTGTAAAGTTTATGTGAACGGAGGTCCATTTCAAACTTTACACTCTATCAGAAGTTATAGAGTCGTAAAAATTTAGAGATAGCATTCAAGCGTAACACAAGcaaaaaagataacttttaaaCCAAGTAACTAATAGTACTTCACGTTCATAATTGTCACCGTAACTTACTTGACATTAGTTTAAATCATTCCACTAAACTTGCAAATAAAATGAAGGCGAAGAACAGAAAGATAACTTAAAGAGATGCAAAAGTAATTTTATGCTGTGCCTTACATTCGGTGTTTGATTTATAGGCGCGTTACAAATACTTCATCAGTTTCAGTGCTCTTTTCCTTAGAGAGTTGACGAAATACGCCCTTTATGCCCCCTCGGCTTGGATCCCGCTCGAGAGTCGATGATGTTGGCCACTGTTTTATCTTCCAAGTAGGAATCCGATCTCCCGCTTTTCTCTGACATCTGACGAGGAGTCGCCTGAGTCCCTTCCGATAATTCTCGTTGAAGATGAGGTAGATACAAGGATTGACGGCGCCATTTGCATGTCCTGGCACGAGAAGTGTATACAGGAGAGAAATTGGCCAACATTTGATCTTTTCTGGAGCGAACGCGAACATTATCGACACCACATGGGCTGGAAGCCACGAAAATGCAAAGAGAAGAACGACGGTCACCAACATCTTAATTACAGTGACGTTCTGCTGTTGAATGCGAAGCTGTGACATGTTTTCCCCAAAGGCCTGTCGTTTCTTCAAGAC from Pocillopora verrucosa isolate sample1 chromosome 1, ASM3666991v2, whole genome shotgun sequence includes:
- the LOC131781219 gene encoding uncharacterized protein, which encodes MVKQDWMIPSSLIMLVIVAATNTEQCQIVLLNRCKAVYQEALRSSSKGEEGHCYRLQKMVTCLASNPNCGGELIEKFRYWMAQMAMMDKTLNICKDIRYENLRRVVQDTDVAKTHRQLDDVEFDSFEECAVWRGSHGSDEPD